One Synechococcus sp. JA-2-3B'a(2-13) genomic window carries:
- a CDS encoding RNA-guided endonuclease InsQ/TnpB family protein, whose product MSQVLTISCKLKVAQSQAAKLDATMEAFGQALNWVNQNTPEKIVNAVKLQSLCYYEIRARFGLSSNLAQQVCRRVAGSRKVAKQKKRPVKEFKSGFVTYDARIFSFRQKDWTVSLTTVEGRERFELAIGNYQRGMLAGSNPKSATLVQRKDGSYYIQICVEKKPPKQQDTDKVIGVDLGRTDIAHTSEGDNWNGQQLNRVRDHYSKLRAALQRKASKGTRSSRRRCRELLQRLSGKERRFQSRQRCVAKTWVNHRISKAIVSRAKATNSAIALEDLTGIRERVNQQPRSKTERRRANSWAFYQLRQFLEYKALRAGVALILVPPAYTSQTCHRCLHIHPDPAQSYRSGKSFKCGHCGWEGDADLNGANVIALLGAVVNQPRGPGLFCSLVEQNRLRATESPLRIA is encoded by the coding sequence ATGAGCCAAGTCCTGACCATATCCTGTAAGCTCAAGGTAGCCCAGTCGCAAGCCGCCAAATTGGACGCGACGATGGAGGCTTTTGGCCAAGCCTTGAACTGGGTCAACCAGAACACGCCGGAGAAGATCGTCAACGCGGTCAAACTGCAATCCCTTTGCTACTACGAGATTCGAGCCCGGTTCGGCTTGTCCAGTAACTTGGCTCAACAGGTGTGCAGACGGGTAGCGGGTTCCCGCAAAGTGGCTAAGCAGAAAAAGCGTCCCGTCAAGGAGTTTAAGAGCGGCTTTGTTACCTACGACGCACGCATCTTCTCGTTCCGTCAAAAAGACTGGACGGTGTCGCTGACCACGGTGGAAGGGAGAGAACGCTTTGAACTGGCCATTGGCAACTACCAGCGTGGGATGCTGGCTGGTTCCAACCCCAAATCTGCCACCCTGGTCCAGCGGAAGGATGGCTCCTACTACATCCAGATTTGCGTAGAGAAAAAACCACCCAAGCAACAAGATACCGACAAGGTGATCGGGGTGGACTTGGGAAGGACGGATATTGCTCATACGTCAGAGGGGGACAACTGGAATGGACAGCAGTTGAACAGAGTCCGCGACCACTACTCCAAGCTGAGGGCGGCACTCCAACGCAAAGCCAGTAAGGGCACACGCAGTTCGCGGCGCAGATGCAGAGAACTGTTGCAACGGCTGTCTGGCAAGGAGAGACGCTTTCAGTCGCGTCAGCGTTGCGTAGCAAAAACGTGGGTCAATCATCGCATCTCCAAAGCTATTGTCTCTAGGGCAAAAGCTACCAACAGCGCTATCGCTCTGGAAGACCTGACAGGGATCCGGGAAAGGGTCAATCAACAGCCACGCAGCAAAACCGAAAGGCGCAGGGCCAACAGTTGGGCGTTCTACCAACTGAGGCAGTTTCTGGAATACAAGGCTCTGCGTGCGGGGGTTGCTCTGATTCTTGTTCCGCCTGCCTACACGTCGCAGACCTGCCACCGGTGTTTGCACATCCATCCCGACCCTGCGCAATCCTATCGCAGTGGTAAGTCGTTCAAGTGTGGGCACTGTGGATGGGAAGGGGATGCGGATTTGAATGGTGCAAA
- the purD gene encoding phosphoribosylamine--glycine ligase, giving the protein MQALVIGSGGREHALAWKLLQSPQVTRIYCAPGNGGMQQLPRCQSVALAATDIEGLVRFATVQGIRLTVVGPELPLVQGIVDAFQAAGLPIFGPSRAAAQLEGSKLWAKQLMQEAGIPTARATGFAELSAAVAYLDSQSFPVVIKKDGLAAGKGVTVAQNREEAVQALEAALAKPGDQVLIEEFIPGQEVSVLALTDGQICVPLPPAQDYKRLGEGDTGPNTGGMGAHAPADHLVTPELLARIQAQILDPTLEALQRRGIRYQGVIYAGLMITPSGDPYVLEYNCRFGDPEAQVLLPLLENPLDEVLLACIEGRLAQIQLKWKPGYAACVVMAAPGYPDAYERGIPVSGLDAAATTGALVFHAGTRQAGKQLLSDGGRVLCLTGQGATLSEALRQAYAAVEQVQFPKAYYRSDIGSHALGPAVRRGVIPTP; this is encoded by the coding sequence ATGCAGGCTCTGGTCATCGGATCTGGGGGGCGAGAACACGCTCTGGCCTGGAAGCTGTTGCAGTCTCCCCAGGTTACTCGGATCTACTGTGCCCCCGGCAACGGCGGCATGCAGCAGCTGCCCCGCTGTCAATCCGTGGCTTTGGCGGCTACCGACATTGAAGGCCTGGTGCGGTTTGCTACCGTACAAGGGATCCGCCTGACGGTGGTAGGGCCAGAGCTGCCCTTGGTGCAGGGGATCGTGGACGCCTTCCAGGCAGCAGGGTTGCCCATTTTCGGGCCTAGCCGCGCCGCTGCCCAACTGGAAGGAAGCAAACTCTGGGCTAAGCAATTGATGCAAGAGGCGGGGATCCCGACTGCTCGCGCTACCGGCTTTGCTGAGCTATCTGCCGCTGTGGCCTATCTCGACTCCCAGAGTTTCCCAGTGGTCATCAAAAAAGATGGACTGGCTGCCGGCAAGGGGGTAACCGTTGCCCAAAACCGGGAAGAAGCCGTGCAAGCCCTGGAAGCAGCCCTGGCCAAGCCGGGCGATCAGGTGCTGATCGAGGAGTTTATCCCCGGCCAGGAGGTGTCGGTTTTGGCTCTAACCGATGGCCAGATCTGTGTGCCGCTGCCACCTGCCCAGGACTACAAGCGCCTTGGCGAGGGCGATACTGGCCCCAACACCGGCGGTATGGGAGCTCATGCCCCTGCGGATCACCTGGTAACTCCAGAACTGTTGGCCCGCATCCAAGCCCAGATCCTGGATCCCACCCTGGAGGCTTTGCAACGGCGGGGCATCCGCTACCAGGGGGTGATCTATGCCGGTTTGATGATCACGCCCAGTGGGGATCCCTACGTGTTGGAGTACAACTGCCGCTTTGGGGATCCAGAGGCTCAAGTCCTCCTGCCCTTGCTGGAAAACCCTTTGGACGAGGTGCTGCTGGCCTGTATAGAAGGACGGCTGGCCCAAATCCAGCTCAAATGGAAACCCGGCTATGCCGCCTGCGTGGTGATGGCAGCCCCAGGCTATCCCGATGCCTACGAGCGAGGGATCCCCGTCTCCGGCTTGGATGCAGCTGCCACCACGGGGGCGTTGGTGTTTCATGCGGGTACCCGCCAGGCAGGCAAGCAGCTCCTGAGCGATGGCGGGCGCGTTCTCTGTCTTACCGGCCAAGGGGCAACCCTATCCGAGGCCCTGCGCCAAGCCTACGCAGCTGTGGAGCAAGTGCAGTTTCCCAAGGCCTACTATCGTTCTGACATCGGCAGCCACGCCCTGGGGCCTGCCGTCCGCCGAGGAGTGATCCCTACCCCATAA
- a CDS encoding glycosyltransferase, whose product MGIREILTGVLSLTALAIALVALQLRRALRASPWLRDPPAEQAGEIAAGMERLAVIVPAYNEAENVVGCLSSILDSTSAPLQVWLVDDESTDATWELAQALAAERQDPRLHLLKGDPRPKGQRWVGKNWACAQAVARVEADYLLFLDCDVRLGSGAIEAALGHLLASGSGLVSVGPQLVCGCLAEWLVQPIMMTILAVGYNFAAVNDPDNPKAFAFGPFLLFRRSAYEQVGGHAGVADVVIEDVALGQRIKAQGLGLQICLGGPRVRSRMYANGAALWEGWTKNWFLGLERNWALAVLAMGTVLGICSLPWLGLILAGATGSLEVLLASFAGILAQLAIRLLLRHWAHLPLCYWWLTAVGGWATAAIILASAIRTTTGRNWTWRGRSLAVH is encoded by the coding sequence GTGGGGATCCGAGAAATCCTAACGGGGGTATTGTCCTTAACAGCTTTGGCGATTGCCCTGGTGGCTCTGCAACTGAGGCGAGCGTTGCGGGCTTCCCCCTGGCTGAGGGATCCCCCGGCGGAACAGGCAGGGGAAATCGCGGCCGGGATGGAGCGGCTGGCGGTGATCGTGCCCGCCTACAACGAGGCCGAGAACGTGGTGGGCTGCCTGAGCAGCATTCTGGACAGCACCTCTGCCCCTTTACAGGTGTGGTTGGTGGACGATGAATCCACGGATGCCACCTGGGAGCTGGCCCAAGCCCTGGCTGCCGAACGGCAAGATCCGCGCCTACACCTGCTCAAGGGGGATCCCCGTCCCAAAGGCCAAAGGTGGGTGGGCAAAAACTGGGCCTGTGCCCAAGCCGTCGCCCGCGTAGAAGCCGACTACTTGCTGTTTCTGGATTGCGACGTGCGGCTGGGATCCGGTGCCATTGAAGCGGCCTTAGGACATTTGCTGGCAAGCGGCAGCGGCTTGGTGAGTGTAGGGCCGCAATTGGTGTGCGGTTGCCTGGCGGAGTGGCTGGTGCAACCCATCATGATGACCATCCTGGCGGTGGGTTACAACTTTGCCGCCGTCAACGATCCCGACAACCCCAAAGCCTTTGCCTTTGGTCCCTTCCTGCTGTTTCGCCGCTCTGCCTACGAGCAAGTTGGCGGGCATGCCGGAGTGGCCGATGTGGTGATCGAGGATGTGGCCCTGGGGCAACGGATCAAAGCCCAGGGGTTGGGCCTGCAAATTTGCCTGGGAGGGCCGCGGGTGCGCAGCCGCATGTATGCCAACGGGGCTGCCCTTTGGGAAGGGTGGACCAAAAACTGGTTCCTGGGCCTGGAGCGCAACTGGGCCTTGGCGGTGTTGGCAATGGGTACGGTCTTGGGGATCTGCAGCTTGCCCTGGTTGGGGCTGATCCTGGCTGGGGCTACGGGATCCCTGGAGGTGCTGTTGGCCAGCTTTGCAGGGATCCTGGCCCAATTGGCCATCCGGCTTCTGCTCCGGCATTGGGCGCATCTGCCCCTCTGCTACTGGTGGCTAACGGCAGTGGGGGGTTGGGCGACAGCGGCCATCATCTTGGCTTCGGCCATCCGCACCACCACCGGCCGCAACTGGACTTGGCGGGGCCGTTCTCTCGCCGTCCACTGA
- a CDS encoding HD domain-containing protein, whose translation MPLRFCKSRTYHDPLHGAISLNGGDAVEALLIRLIDTPAFQRLRRIRQLDTAFFTFHGAEGSRFTHSVGVLQVTRRLFDKLAHRHPELRPYRAVTLASALLHDIGHAPFSHAGEEIFGCRHEVWTARILREDPQVRTLLAEFDSQLPAQMQQVLQKQFPLPLVGQLISSQLDCDRFDYLMRDSLLTGAQYGHLDLDRILTVLDYDPETGSLSIPARKGLGAIEHYLVVRYFMYTQVYQHPKSLCARFILDRLFKRAQVLLQRGEIELDPILSAWCWASLAAQKGDPFELPLPLYLAADDIIFSYPMRLWAMSGKDPILADLSRRYLERDLFKARNITQLSEEQRQTLVAAVQAKMLRDGLDPESYLGIRSAHVQGYSFYDQGIQLKTERGYEEIAHLSPLVRALVETQRQVWLIFPRPYGDIVEGVLSA comes from the coding sequence ATGCCGCTACGGTTTTGCAAGTCCCGCACCTACCACGATCCCCTGCATGGCGCCATCAGCCTGAATGGAGGGGACGCGGTTGAGGCTCTGCTCATTCGCCTGATCGATACGCCGGCCTTTCAGCGGCTGCGCCGCATCCGCCAGTTGGACACGGCCTTTTTTACCTTCCATGGGGCAGAGGGATCCCGCTTTACCCATTCGGTGGGGGTGCTGCAGGTAACGCGGCGGCTGTTCGACAAATTGGCCCATCGTCACCCGGAGCTGCGTCCCTATCGGGCGGTAACCTTGGCCTCGGCTCTGCTGCACGACATTGGCCATGCCCCTTTTAGCCATGCCGGGGAAGAGATCTTCGGCTGCCGGCACGAGGTTTGGACGGCCCGCATTCTCCGGGAGGATCCCCAGGTGAGGACGCTGCTGGCGGAGTTTGATTCCCAACTGCCGGCCCAGATGCAGCAAGTGCTGCAGAAGCAGTTTCCCCTGCCGCTGGTGGGGCAACTCATCTCCAGCCAACTGGACTGCGACCGCTTCGATTACCTGATGCGGGATAGCCTGCTCACGGGTGCCCAATACGGCCACCTGGACTTGGATCGCATCCTAACGGTGCTGGATTATGACCCGGAGACGGGATCCCTGTCCATCCCCGCCCGCAAAGGCCTGGGGGCCATCGAGCACTACCTGGTGGTGCGCTATTTCATGTACACCCAGGTGTACCAACATCCCAAAAGCTTGTGCGCCCGCTTCATCTTGGATCGGCTGTTCAAACGGGCGCAGGTTCTCTTGCAAAGGGGGGAGATTGAGCTGGATCCCATCCTCAGCGCTTGGTGCTGGGCCTCGCTGGCGGCTCAAAAAGGGGATCCCTTCGAGTTGCCGCTCCCCCTCTACTTGGCTGCCGACGATATCATCTTCAGCTACCCCATGCGCCTCTGGGCCATGTCGGGGAAGGATCCCATCTTGGCGGATCTGTCGCGGCGCTACTTGGAGCGGGATTTGTTCAAGGCCCGCAACATTACCCAGTTGTCTGAGGAACAACGCCAAACCCTGGTGGCTGCTGTGCAGGCCAAAATGCTGCGGGATGGGCTGGATCCTGAAAGCTATTTGGGCATCCGCTCTGCCCATGTCCAGGGCTATAGCTTTTATGACCAAGGGATCCAGCTCAAAACCGAGCGTGGCTATGAAGAAATTGCCCATCTTTCCCCTTTGGTGCGTGCCTTGGTGGAAACCCAGCGCCAGGTCTGGCTAATCTTTCCCCGGCCCTATGGCGATATCGTAGAAGGGGTTTTGTCTGCCTAG
- a CDS encoding SGNH/GDSL hydrolase family protein, with protein MFLLSLLILILSLGLTACSASSGSPVVPSPPTLTRYVALGASDAVGYNASISCDGPANAAGTRPQRSEPLDCPNGTGYVPRLARLLPGPVELINLGRSGAVLSPAMQALRQGIPANLLQDQVPRLPPDATLITIWVGGNDTNAIALAAAQRALRGEDPLPFVDQQIRQFAADYQTLLQAVRARAPQARLAVANLPNFALIPLGQQQPSSVRQLLSLISVGLTQRAINPLSQQGIPVVDLLCDPRSYRRESFFPGPLADGFHPNDRGYADLADAFLSAFRQPIPPQTRCPPFSEVGSLQWDAAAESALRSFLTDEYKPAQWEGSLRSARDPKGA; from the coding sequence GTGTTCCTCCTCTCCCTGCTGATTTTGATACTCAGTTTGGGGCTAACCGCCTGCTCTGCCAGTTCTGGATCCCCTGTTGTGCCCAGCCCACCCACCCTCACCCGCTACGTTGCCCTGGGAGCCAGCGATGCCGTTGGCTACAACGCCTCCATTTCCTGTGATGGCCCAGCCAACGCCGCCGGCACTCGACCCCAGCGCTCAGAGCCCCTGGACTGCCCCAATGGAACGGGCTATGTGCCCCGCCTGGCTCGCTTGCTGCCCGGCCCAGTGGAGCTTATCAACCTGGGCCGTTCGGGAGCGGTGCTCAGCCCCGCCATGCAAGCCCTGAGGCAGGGGATCCCGGCCAATTTGCTGCAGGATCAAGTGCCGCGCCTTCCCCCCGATGCCACCCTGATCACCATTTGGGTGGGCGGAAACGATACCAACGCCATCGCTCTGGCGGCGGCTCAACGGGCTCTCCGAGGTGAGGATCCCTTGCCCTTCGTCGATCAACAGATCCGACAATTCGCCGCCGATTACCAAACCCTGCTGCAGGCGGTGCGTGCCCGCGCCCCTCAAGCTCGCCTGGCGGTGGCTAACCTGCCCAACTTCGCCCTGATTCCTCTGGGTCAGCAGCAACCCAGCAGCGTGCGCCAACTGCTCTCCCTGATCTCGGTTGGCCTCACGCAACGGGCCATCAACCCCTTAAGCCAACAGGGGATCCCAGTGGTGGACTTGCTCTGCGATCCCCGCTCCTACCGGCGCGAGTCCTTCTTTCCCGGCCCGCTGGCCGACGGGTTTCACCCCAACGACCGGGGCTACGCCGATTTGGCCGATGCCTTCTTAAGCGCCTTTCGGCAACCGATCCCTCCCCAAACCCGCTGCCCTCCCTTTAGCGAGGTGGGATCCCTGCAATGGGATGCGGCGGCAGAGTCCGCCCTCCGCAGTTTTCTCACGGATGAATACAAGCCGGCACAATGGGAAGGATCCCTGCGCTCGGCAAGGGATCCCAAAGGCGCTTAG
- a CDS encoding ribonuclease J — MPTPRSSVASRSVIPQSTSSVQMIPLGGEREIGKNTWAFRYEDDIILLDAGLAFPDESMHGVNIVLPDMTYIKQNRDKVRGMVVTHGHEDHIGGIPYHLREFDIPVIYGPRLALALLEEKLREVGLLNRTELRPVGPREIVPLSKHFFAEFIRNTHSFADSFTVALHTPVGVIIQTGDFKIDHTPVDGEYFDLQRLAEHGEKGVLCLISDSTNAEVPGFTPSEASVVPGLTKAIAGAKGRVIITTFASSVHRLNLVLQIAEQQGRVVSLLGRSMLNVVAHARRLGYIRCKDETLQPMHVINSLPDDRVIILTTGSQGEPLAALTRIANGEHPQLQIKPGDTVVWSANPIPGNTIAVSRVIDKLMELGANVIYGKDKGLHVSGHGCQEDQKLMIALTRPKFFVPTHGEYRMLVKHAETAMSMGIPRENIVIIDNGDVVEVNRERIAITGRVPSGLQMIAASHDGVVMDEMLQERQQIAKDGMVTVVISLDGSGQLLCTPQVQTFGLAGEGNQLKGSDLKPLLENTLRQAWPQFARSLERGSLDIDWAGLKGEVERVVRRFLREQLPGRPTVAVFVQSPEEESVSSLGVETQPEPVAGALGRRRRSSAAVAAS, encoded by the coding sequence ATGCCAACACCACGTTCTTCAGTTGCTTCTCGTTCTGTGATCCCACAATCCACCTCTTCCGTTCAGATGATTCCGCTGGGCGGCGAGCGGGAGATCGGCAAAAACACATGGGCCTTCCGCTACGAGGACGACATTATCCTCTTGGATGCCGGTTTGGCTTTTCCCGATGAGAGCATGCACGGCGTGAACATCGTGCTGCCGGACATGACCTACATCAAGCAAAACCGCGACAAAGTGCGGGGGATGGTGGTTACCCACGGCCACGAAGATCACATCGGTGGCATCCCGTATCACCTGCGGGAGTTCGATATTCCGGTCATCTACGGCCCCAGATTGGCGCTGGCGCTGCTGGAAGAGAAACTGCGGGAGGTGGGCCTGCTCAACCGCACAGAGCTGCGTCCTGTTGGCCCCCGTGAAATCGTTCCCTTGAGTAAGCACTTTTTTGCCGAATTCATTCGCAACACCCACTCTTTTGCCGATAGCTTTACGGTGGCTCTGCACACGCCTGTGGGCGTCATTATTCAGACCGGCGACTTTAAGATCGACCATACCCCCGTGGATGGGGAGTACTTCGACCTGCAGCGGTTGGCCGAACATGGGGAAAAGGGAGTGCTCTGCCTGATCAGCGACTCCACCAACGCTGAAGTGCCGGGGTTCACCCCCTCTGAAGCCTCAGTGGTGCCCGGTCTCACCAAGGCCATTGCCGGAGCCAAAGGGCGGGTGATCATCACTACCTTTGCTTCTTCGGTGCATCGTCTCAACTTGGTGCTGCAGATCGCCGAACAGCAGGGTCGGGTGGTGTCTCTGCTGGGCCGCTCCATGCTGAATGTGGTGGCTCACGCGCGGCGTTTGGGCTACATCCGCTGCAAGGACGAGACGCTGCAGCCGATGCATGTGATCAACAGCCTGCCGGATGACCGGGTGATCATCCTCACCACCGGATCCCAGGGAGAACCTCTAGCTGCTCTCACCCGCATTGCCAACGGCGAGCACCCGCAGTTGCAAATCAAGCCAGGCGACACGGTGGTGTGGTCGGCCAACCCGATCCCTGGCAACACCATCGCGGTCTCGCGGGTCATCGACAAGCTGATGGAGCTGGGAGCCAATGTCATTTACGGCAAAGACAAGGGCCTGCACGTTTCCGGCCACGGCTGCCAGGAAGACCAGAAGCTGATGATTGCCCTGACCCGCCCCAAGTTCTTCGTTCCCACCCACGGGGAATACCGCATGCTGGTCAAGCACGCCGAAACCGCCATGAGCATGGGGATCCCGCGGGAAAACATTGTAATCATCGACAACGGCGATGTGGTGGAGGTGAACCGGGAGCGCATTGCCATCACGGGCCGCGTCCCCTCTGGCCTGCAGATGATCGCCGCTTCCCACGATGGAGTGGTGATGGATGAGATGCTGCAGGAGCGGCAGCAGATCGCCAAAGATGGCATGGTGACGGTGGTGATCAGCCTGGACGGCAGCGGCCAGTTGCTCTGCACCCCGCAGGTGCAAACCTTTGGCTTGGCGGGGGAAGGGAACCAACTCAAGGGATCCGACCTGAAACCCCTTCTGGAGAACACCCTTCGGCAAGCGTGGCCCCAATTTGCTCGCTCGCTGGAGCGGGGCAGCCTGGACATCGACTGGGCCGGCCTTAAGGGCGAAGTGGAGCGGGTGGTGCGCCGTTTCTTGCGAGAACAATTGCCCGGCAGGCCCACGGTGGCGGTTTTTGTGCAATCCCCTGAAGAGGAGTCTGTGTCTTCTTTGGGTGTGGAAACCCAACCGGAGCCGGTAGCGGGTGCTCTGGGCCGGCGGCGGCGTTCCTCGGCAGCGGTAGCTGCTTCCTAA
- the dapA gene encoding 4-hydroxy-tetrahydrodipicolinate synthase has translation MVDGEKQSVNFGRVLTAMVTPFTDEGELNYDEAARLADYLATHGSDGLVVCGTTGESPTLTWQEEYELFRVVRDAVAGRAKVIAGTGSNSTREAIEATKKAAQLGLDGSLQVVPYYNKPTQAGLYEHFKAIAQASDLPILLYNIPSRTGASLQPETVAQLAELETVVAIKEASGMMDVASEIRRLTPSRFAIYSGDDSLTLPLLSLGGSGVVSVASHLVGLQLQELIQSYIRGQHDQALAHHLRLFPLFKVLFIETNPVPIKAALEMQGWRVGRARLPLAPLQPSSLQVLRQVLEEMGLLAESKGSEQMATKVS, from the coding sequence GTGGTTGATGGGGAGAAGCAATCGGTGAACTTCGGTCGAGTGCTGACGGCCATGGTTACCCCCTTTACTGATGAGGGGGAGCTTAACTACGATGAGGCCGCTCGTTTGGCCGATTACTTGGCAACCCACGGCAGTGACGGCTTGGTGGTCTGTGGCACCACAGGCGAATCTCCCACCCTAACCTGGCAAGAGGAGTATGAGCTGTTCCGCGTGGTGCGAGATGCCGTAGCCGGTCGGGCTAAGGTGATCGCCGGGACGGGATCCAACTCCACCCGTGAGGCCATTGAAGCCACAAAAAAGGCCGCTCAACTCGGTTTGGATGGCTCTCTGCAGGTGGTGCCCTACTACAACAAGCCTACCCAGGCCGGCCTTTATGAGCACTTCAAGGCCATCGCCCAAGCCAGTGACCTGCCCATCTTGCTCTACAACATTCCCAGTCGGACAGGGGCCAGTTTACAGCCGGAGACTGTAGCCCAATTAGCAGAATTGGAAACGGTTGTCGCCATCAAAGAAGCCAGTGGTATGATGGATGTAGCTTCGGAAATTCGGCGACTCACTCCCTCGCGTTTCGCCATCTATTCAGGGGATGACTCTCTGACGTTGCCGCTCCTATCTTTGGGGGGGAGCGGGGTGGTCAGTGTAGCCAGCCACCTGGTTGGGTTGCAGTTGCAGGAGCTGATCCAGAGCTACATCAGGGGGCAACACGATCAAGCTTTGGCCCACCACCTGCGCCTGTTTCCGTTGTTCAAGGTTTTATTCATCGAGACCAACCCAGTTCCGATTAAGGCCGCATTGGAGATGCAGGGTTGGCGAGTGGGTCGGGCGCGCCTTCCCCTAGCGCCTCTACAGCCCAGTTCTCTGCAGGTTTTGCGACAGGTGCTTGAAGAGATGGGCCTACTGGCTGAATCGAAGGGATCCGAACAAATGGCGACAAAAGTTTCATGA
- a CDS encoding nitroreductase family protein, whose amino-acid sequence MDALTALKERISADKLDPSRRLSEAEIRELVAYATEAPSSFNIQHWRFVAVTDPEDKERLKSLAYNQQKVADASVVFIILGDLRGYEKLPEIVQRSVAAGILPPEKAEGWVNMAQATYLHNPTLARDEAIRSGAMAAMALMIAAQAKGLVSGPMIGFDPEGVKREFGIADRYVPVMLLAVGYAAAGNLPRKPRLGVDEVLAFGRGREF is encoded by the coding sequence ATGGACGCCCTAACTGCCCTGAAAGAGCGCATTTCCGCCGACAAATTGGATCCCAGCCGCCGTTTATCGGAAGCGGAGATCCGAGAGCTGGTGGCTTATGCTACGGAAGCTCCTTCTTCCTTCAACATTCAGCACTGGCGGTTTGTTGCGGTCACCGACCCGGAAGACAAAGAGCGCCTCAAATCTCTGGCCTACAACCAACAGAAGGTGGCGGATGCATCGGTGGTGTTTATCATCCTGGGGGATCTGCGGGGGTATGAGAAACTGCCTGAAATTGTGCAAAGAAGCGTTGCTGCCGGGATCCTCCCCCCCGAAAAAGCGGAAGGCTGGGTGAACATGGCCCAGGCAACCTATCTCCACAATCCCACCTTGGCGCGGGATGAAGCGATTCGCTCTGGGGCGATGGCTGCCATGGCGCTGATGATCGCGGCTCAGGCCAAGGGTTTGGTGAGCGGGCCGATGATCGGCTTTGATCCGGAAGGGGTAAAGCGGGAGTTCGGCATTGCCGACCGCTACGTGCCGGTGATGCTGCTGGCGGTTGGATATGCGGCAGCGGGTAACCTGCCGCGCAAGCCTCGCTTGGGGGTGGATGAAGTTCTGGCCTTTGGGCGAGGGCGGGAGTTTTAG
- the trpD gene encoding anthranilate phosphoribosyltransferase, with the protein MTETADLWPQLLGQLLDRQSLSEAQAEQLMNGWLQNQVPDVVSGAILAALQAKGVSAGELAGMARVLQRASLGSPLDLSLLVDTCGTGGDGAGTFNISTAVAFVVSAAGIPVVKHGNRSASGKVGSADVLEALGVNLGAEPERVRAAVAEVGITFLFAPQWHPAMRAVIPYRRALKVRTIFNLLGPLVNPLYPNRQVIGVYAQELVPVMAEALRLLGREGAIVLHSREGLDEAGLDQPTDLGILSGGLVRTEVLNPADYELTLAPTQALKGGDVAENAAILTQVLQGSGTPAQQDVVALNAALALQVAGVAPDWRAGIAQAREILARGAAWDRLQQLVHFLKA; encoded by the coding sequence ATGACGGAAACGGCTGACCTTTGGCCACAGCTTTTGGGGCAGTTGCTGGATCGGCAATCTCTCAGCGAAGCCCAAGCTGAACAGTTGATGAACGGTTGGCTCCAGAACCAAGTGCCAGATGTGGTGTCGGGGGCGATTCTGGCGGCCCTGCAAGCCAAGGGTGTGAGCGCCGGTGAACTGGCCGGCATGGCACGAGTGCTACAGCGGGCTTCGCTGGGATCCCCGCTGGACTTGTCTCTCCTGGTGGATACCTGTGGCACCGGCGGCGATGGGGCCGGCACTTTTAACATTTCCACGGCGGTGGCCTTTGTGGTCAGTGCAGCCGGGATCCCGGTGGTCAAACATGGCAACCGTTCCGCCTCTGGCAAGGTCGGCTCGGCGGATGTGCTGGAGGCCCTGGGGGTGAACTTGGGGGCTGAGCCAGAGCGGGTGCGGGCGGCTGTGGCGGAAGTGGGCATCACCTTTTTGTTTGCTCCCCAGTGGCACCCGGCCATGCGGGCGGTGATCCCCTATCGGCGGGCCCTCAAGGTTCGCACCATTTTCAACCTGTTGGGGCCCTTGGTCAACCCCCTCTATCCCAACCGCCAGGTGATCGGGGTTTACGCCCAGGAGCTGGTGCCGGTAATGGCAGAGGCCCTGCGCCTGTTGGGACGGGAAGGGGCCATTGTGTTGCACAGCCGCGAAGGTCTCGACGAGGCCGGTCTGGATCAACCCACCGATCTGGGCATCCTGTCCGGTGGGCTGGTACGGACGGAAGTCTTGAACCCTGCAGATTACGAGCTAACCCTGGCACCCACCCAAGCTCTCAAGGGGGGGGATGTGGCGGAAAATGCCGCCATCCTCACCCAAGTTCTCCAGGGATCCGGGACGCCTGCCCAGCAGGATGTGGTGGCCTTGAATGCTGCTTTGGCCCTGCAGGTGGCCGGAGTGGCCCCCGATTGGAGAGCCGGGATCGCCCAAGCTCGCGAGATTCTCGCCAGGGGTGCCGCTTGGGATCGCTTGCAACAGCTGGTTCATTTTCTCAAGGCTTGA